A stretch of Candidatus Eremiobacteraceae bacterium DNA encodes these proteins:
- a CDS encoding peptidoglycan DD-metalloendopeptidase family protein — protein MNRLRTALAALMVAAVLPIALGGDRAIASTPTPVPLSVRIKQKQAIIEATRRKLEASQRNLHQARYKVLTISQALDETQQSIARVDDDLTHLSGTIGATEKRLKVRKTQLAAVQSSLDLHRQSLDYRLVDVYEYGPTTYLEALLDSSSFVDFIQRWDYIHYIIKADSDLINLINKDEAAYERVVAALEQTENQLSEQQLEQQRARQQLGALADERQQLLSVAQAQRNVVAQQVYELENLTAAEEARLQALIVEKQREDALAVEHAKLAACQARRAAAVAAGLPAPKCIPGLGGPVQFAWPVRGPITSPFGMRVDPVTGQYQLHSGIDIGADYGVPITASADGNVIYAGWYGGYGNAIIIDHGGGWSTLYAHCSAMYVSANQPVRQGQVIGAIGATGWATGPHLHFEIRRNGVPLDPLSKL, from the coding sequence ATGAACCGATTGCGCACGGCGCTCGCCGCCTTGATGGTCGCCGCCGTATTGCCGATCGCGCTCGGCGGCGACCGCGCGATCGCATCGACGCCGACACCGGTGCCGTTGTCGGTCCGGATCAAGCAGAAGCAGGCGATCATCGAGGCGACGCGGCGCAAGCTTGAAGCGAGCCAGCGGAACCTCCATCAAGCGCGCTACAAGGTGCTGACGATCTCGCAGGCGCTCGACGAGACGCAACAGAGCATCGCTCGCGTCGACGACGACCTCACGCACCTCTCCGGCACGATCGGTGCGACCGAGAAGCGCCTCAAGGTGCGTAAGACGCAACTTGCCGCCGTCCAATCGAGCCTCGACCTGCATCGCCAATCGCTCGACTACCGGCTCGTCGACGTCTACGAATACGGACCGACCACGTATCTCGAAGCGCTGCTCGACTCGTCGTCCTTCGTCGACTTCATCCAGCGCTGGGATTACATCCACTACATCATCAAAGCCGACAGCGATCTCATCAACCTCATCAATAAGGATGAGGCCGCGTACGAACGCGTCGTCGCCGCGCTCGAGCAGACGGAGAACCAGCTGAGCGAGCAGCAGCTCGAGCAGCAGCGCGCACGACAGCAGCTCGGCGCGCTCGCCGACGAGCGCCAGCAGCTCCTCTCCGTCGCGCAAGCGCAGCGCAACGTCGTCGCGCAGCAGGTGTACGAGCTCGAGAACCTGACCGCCGCGGAAGAGGCGCGCTTGCAGGCGCTCATAGTCGAGAAACAGCGCGAGGATGCGCTTGCCGTCGAGCACGCGAAACTCGCCGCGTGCCAGGCGCGCAGGGCTGCAGCGGTCGCCGCAGGACTGCCGGCGCCGAAATGCATTCCCGGCCTCGGTGGCCCTGTCCAGTTCGCATGGCCCGTGCGCGGTCCGATCACATCGCCGTTCGGGATGCGCGTCGACCCGGTGACCGGTCAGTATCAGCTCCACTCCGGCATCGACATCGGCGCGGACTACGGCGTGCCGATCACGGCGTCGGCGGACGGAAACGTGATCTACGCCGGATGGTACGGCGGCTACGGCAACGCGATCATCATCGATCACGGCGGCGGCTGGTCGACGCTCTACGCACATTGCTCCGCGATGTACGTCTCGGCTAACCAGCCCGTGCGTCAGGGTCAAGTCATCGGCGCCATCGGCGCGACCGGCTGGGCGACCGGACCGCATCTGCACTTCGAGATCCGCCGCAACGGCGTACCGCTCGACCCGCTCTCTAAGCTTTAG
- a CDS encoding carboxypeptidase regulatory-like domain-containing protein, with protein sequence MLVVLFQGTWALAGTTGGLTGYVVQPDGTALADAKVTAASPSESATATTDASGHFSFVSLTPDTYTVTASKDGYDPTSQPGVTVLADSTAVARITLHPTVKVLGHVTSTAQAALVKAGTTADVYSINSTTSAKSATLGGGGSLGQAYGAIASQPGVVVPPGQSGWFQTIHIRGGDFDQVGYEFDGVPVLRSYDNYPTTSASTLGQQELQIYTGGAPANSESQGLAGYINQVIKSGTYPGFANLNLGIGSPTMYNSMQFEAGGATPNRNFSYYVAFGNSSQNFRWFDNNNGAGIQQKFGAAFAQLPCPVLPGTPQSGGGNPNLANCYATGIGPGGYALGPPVDSFNVAQGWDHESIMNLHFGIPHHNDSGKDDIQLLYDNTYLHNTYYSSASDWTVPGNPLFTSLNGGGSFGYLSGPGIGWQYLGKVGQALPTSMTAAQLQAMVNPVFFAYNPASQKPFSGGPFGAFAPIPTDQRDGTANPNSIIKLQYQHNIGTDQYIRVYGFQNWSVWPQTCPNTGWTNYFGYCPLNYYVDTYTSGVSGQYANQINDKNLINLEVSDFWAQDYRANDTTMLNDLGNYFGGPDRPFAYLVNSKAPTSGICYDGSGNPQSCYSGLEGTIGLNAAGTGAANLTLPATCGTGPCEWFVAENGRRGGGNFAKPNFGWVSLQDQWKPSQQLLFNIGARYTRYFYQLSDTGGPARDFWFNAWNASHCVNPGGGQVPFNNGLGACPAGTIRATMTNLPNDTETFTDLEPRVGGTYTVNPDNVIRFNYGRYNQPPNTAYEQYNLLQQDLASYDATNFWPIGFTTTTHHITPPTANNYDASWEHRFAGSDVSFKLTPFLRQTHGQIQNFFLDQKTGFVSGLNAGNQTSDGVEFELSKGDFNQNGLSGLFSFTYTHSFIHYSTLANGGSVLSTVNVAIQQYNSFTSACAGALPSNNPNSLCGTFGGANAIATEGSGIANPYFNAPAQPLFDLTGNYVPFSTIPGLIETASGSYETPTAAALILNFKHDKWAITPQLQFFGGGYYGSPLNAYGVDPSGCGSALGGSVAGDPRYPYGGSGTPYDALTCGGTIAVPNPYTHKFDNLGAFRGPNQILLHAQISYEVSQRVTMSLNLANIVNQCSGGTSEPWTQGASNKVCGYTLPGYSAPLKYGAFASQSAGGIFNPGSSPQFQLQFPYQQNPTVQPFNAYLNVQIKL encoded by the coding sequence ATGCTAGTCGTGCTTTTCCAGGGAACATGGGCACTGGCAGGCACAACCGGCGGCCTCACGGGCTACGTCGTCCAACCGGACGGCACAGCGCTCGCGGATGCCAAGGTCACGGCAGCATCACCTTCTGAGTCGGCCACAGCGACCACTGACGCGAGCGGACACTTCTCGTTCGTCTCGCTCACCCCGGATACGTATACGGTCACGGCCAGCAAAGACGGCTATGACCCGACGAGCCAACCCGGCGTCACGGTCCTCGCGGACTCGACGGCGGTCGCTCGCATCACGCTTCACCCGACCGTCAAGGTCCTCGGCCACGTGACGAGCACGGCGCAAGCCGCACTCGTGAAGGCCGGCACGACGGCTGACGTCTACTCGATCAATTCGACGACGTCGGCGAAGTCGGCGACCCTCGGCGGCGGCGGCAGCCTCGGCCAGGCGTACGGCGCGATCGCGTCGCAGCCCGGCGTCGTGGTACCGCCGGGTCAGAGCGGCTGGTTCCAGACGATCCACATCCGCGGCGGCGACTTCGACCAAGTCGGGTACGAATTCGACGGCGTGCCGGTGTTGCGGTCGTACGACAACTATCCGACGACCTCGGCCTCGACGCTCGGCCAGCAAGAGCTGCAGATCTACACGGGCGGCGCGCCTGCGAACTCCGAGTCGCAGGGTCTTGCCGGCTACATCAACCAGGTCATCAAGAGCGGCACGTATCCTGGGTTCGCGAACCTGAACCTCGGGATCGGCTCGCCGACGATGTACAACAGCATGCAGTTCGAAGCCGGCGGTGCGACGCCGAACCGTAACTTCTCGTACTACGTGGCGTTCGGCAACAGCTCGCAGAACTTCCGCTGGTTCGACAACAACAACGGCGCCGGCATCCAGCAGAAGTTCGGCGCAGCGTTCGCGCAATTGCCCTGCCCAGTGTTACCTGGCACGCCGCAATCGGGCGGTGGCAATCCGAATCTCGCGAACTGCTATGCGACAGGCATTGGCCCCGGCGGGTATGCACTTGGCCCGCCCGTGGACAGCTTCAACGTCGCGCAGGGGTGGGATCATGAGTCGATCATGAACCTTCACTTCGGCATCCCGCATCACAACGATTCGGGTAAAGACGACATCCAGTTGCTCTACGACAACACGTACCTGCACAACACATATTACAGCTCGGCGAGCGACTGGACGGTCCCGGGCAACCCGTTATTCACCAGCTTAAACGGCGGTGGATCGTTCGGGTATCTGAGCGGTCCGGGCATCGGCTGGCAATACCTTGGTAAGGTAGGCCAAGCACTGCCTACGAGCATGACTGCGGCCCAGCTCCAGGCGATGGTCAACCCGGTGTTCTTCGCGTACAACCCGGCGAGCCAAAAGCCGTTTAGCGGCGGCCCGTTCGGGGCGTTCGCTCCGATCCCGACCGACCAGCGCGACGGTACTGCGAACCCCAACTCGATCATCAAGCTGCAGTACCAGCACAACATCGGTACGGATCAGTACATCCGCGTCTACGGCTTCCAGAACTGGTCGGTGTGGCCGCAGACGTGTCCGAACACAGGTTGGACCAACTACTTCGGCTACTGTCCGCTCAACTATTACGTCGACACGTATACGAGCGGCGTGAGCGGCCAGTACGCCAACCAGATCAACGACAAGAACCTCATCAACCTCGAAGTGTCCGATTTCTGGGCTCAGGACTACCGCGCCAACGACACGACGATGCTCAACGACCTCGGTAACTACTTCGGTGGACCCGATCGGCCGTTCGCGTACCTCGTGAACTCAAAGGCGCCGACATCGGGCATCTGCTACGACGGGTCCGGCAACCCGCAGAGCTGCTACTCCGGTCTCGAGGGAACGATCGGACTCAACGCAGCGGGCACCGGAGCTGCGAACCTCACGTTGCCGGCGACATGCGGCACGGGTCCGTGCGAGTGGTTCGTCGCTGAGAACGGCCGACGAGGCGGCGGCAACTTCGCCAAGCCGAACTTCGGCTGGGTGTCGTTGCAAGATCAATGGAAGCCGTCGCAGCAGTTGCTGTTCAACATCGGTGCGCGGTATACACGCTACTTCTACCAGTTGTCCGATACCGGCGGTCCGGCTCGCGACTTCTGGTTCAATGCGTGGAACGCGTCGCACTGCGTGAATCCCGGCGGCGGTCAAGTGCCGTTCAATAACGGCCTCGGCGCCTGCCCGGCCGGCACGATTCGGGCGACGATGACGAACCTTCCGAACGACACCGAGACCTTCACGGATCTCGAGCCTCGTGTCGGCGGGACGTACACGGTCAATCCGGACAACGTCATCCGGTTCAACTACGGCCGCTACAACCAGCCGCCGAACACGGCCTACGAGCAGTACAACCTGCTCCAACAGGACCTCGCGTCCTACGACGCGACCAACTTCTGGCCGATCGGTTTCACGACGACGACGCACCACATCACGCCTCCGACAGCGAACAACTACGACGCTTCGTGGGAGCATCGGTTCGCGGGCAGCGACGTGAGCTTCAAGCTGACGCCGTTCCTGCGCCAAACCCACGGTCAGATCCAGAACTTCTTCTTGGATCAGAAGACCGGCTTCGTCTCAGGCCTCAACGCCGGTAATCAGACGTCGGACGGTGTCGAGTTCGAGCTGAGCAAGGGCGACTTCAACCAGAACGGGCTTTCGGGTCTGTTCTCGTTCACATACACGCACAGCTTCATCCACTACAGCACGCTCGCAAACGGCGGCAGCGTGCTCAGCACCGTCAACGTCGCGATCCAGCAGTACAACTCGTTCACGAGCGCGTGCGCGGGAGCGTTACCGTCGAATAACCCGAACTCGCTTTGCGGCACGTTCGGCGGCGCGAACGCTATCGCCACCGAAGGCAGCGGAATCGCGAACCCGTACTTCAACGCACCGGCGCAGCCGCTCTTCGATCTGACCGGGAACTACGTGCCCTTCAGCACGATTCCGGGCCTTATCGAGACGGCGTCGGGCTCGTACGAGACCCCGACCGCAGCTGCGTTGATCCTCAACTTCAAGCACGACAAGTGGGCGATCACGCCGCAGCTGCAGTTCTTCGGCGGCGGTTATTACGGCTCGCCCTTGAACGCTTACGGAGTCGATCCGTCGGGCTGCGGTTCAGCACTCGGTGGGTCGGTCGCCGGTGATCCGCGGTATCCCTACGGCGGCAGCGGCACTCCGTACGATGCCCTTACGTGCGGCGGAACAATTGCGGTTCCGAACCCGTACACGCACAAGTTCGACAACTTGGGCGCGTTCCGGGGCCCGAACCAGATCCTGTTGCACGCGCAGATCTCGTACGAAGTCTCGCAGCGCGTGACGATGTCGCTCAACCTGGCGAACATCGTCAACCAGTGCTCGGGCGGAACGTCTGAGCCTTGGACGCAAGGCGCTAGCAACAAGGTCTGCGGCTACACGCTGCCGGGCTACAGCGCACCGCTGAAGTATGGCGCATTCGCATCGCAAAGTGCGGGCGGCATCTTCAACCCTGGCTCGTCGCCGCAGTTCCAGTTGCAGTTCCCGTACCAGCAAAACCCGACGGTACAACCGTTCAACGCGTACCTCAACGTCCAGATCAAGCTCTGA
- a CDS encoding TonB-dependent receptor — translation MSIKGLLRLALLALLVVAFQGTWALAGTTGSIQGIVTDSDGHPIAGAAVTAISPSQSAHSVTDSKGFFALLNLSPDTYAVTASKDGYDASTLNGLTVQADQATRGDLSLRSSAKLLGHVTATAPTSVVNKTVTGDLYAVNSQAINSYQGSSGGAETLYSQNGVVGSLPGVVRTVGSGGGYFGQGTLSLRGGAYDQIGFELDGVPLNRGFDFYNSTSFLTNGLASLEVYTGGEPADAGRAMSGYINQVMQRGRYPGGADFTVVAGSPTFNHTLQTDVFGATPNGGFSYYVSTLATNAGYDFNNRQDNNNLTLSVPANDPGCADFAQLQAGDGAQQANWLNCGRANNLLAGISQGTYGSNIYGAQRDTVANLHWLFGHNGLQDDLQALYVTGSTFTPSYDQYSGPGVDPALYCEESACALGPNNQILWPTGSIYRGAVNQPDTGPSETLTWPTANGSQGGIPAGFTDNQITQYSIEKLGFTRSLSSTSYVRLYGYQLYSFWTLNQPTEAIVGGTFYQLHDNATGITLNYQNQLSSTNSISFDADYTKDLTLRYNYGNYFHQQRTAGEPGGGVVCGDLAVFSSLGACGGANTNVAIIRGPYGYWSSTTPITSDAVVADTWKPSDKWSLDIGARYDQFKFALMPLQITGPNGLAEQAQNQWGMCLHGYHYGAGEPCNGYLTGYVAAGTGGLPQDLPGAANWQDVSGDLTFNEFSPRFGATYTLSSNDVLRFSVGRYVQPPNSAFEEYRAAPFWGSGDTISILNRYYDGLGFLAVHNVQPEDSTNYDLSFEHDFSNGLSAKITPFYRDTRGQILNLPVNPQQPSFVTGYNFGVAHISGVEFLARKNRLTENGLSATFSATYTQSKIRFTKSAAGVSFIDLMNNNIKAYNADYGTKYALLDPNGYYYPSYTQSPLATSPSYTVPFVFTLTLDERTHGFDITPTFNYQSGNPYGDPALFPDPHCNPNLAVNPSSCVPVGVGQVYDGGAGPNPYTHTFDAPGSLKGPSWLAMNLSVSHDLGTNSKVSFLVTNLFTSIHNHGYPWELPTGDGVLSYGDNIFYNLIPLGYNGLTGFPDRTQYFGDNYYPYSPSAVASAREYVFSISTKI, via the coding sequence ATGTCGATCAAGGGGCTACTCCGTCTCGCGCTTTTGGCACTTCTCGTCGTCGCCTTCCAGGGAACTTGGGCACTGGCTGGCACGACCGGAAGCATCCAGGGCATCGTGACGGACTCGGATGGCCATCCGATCGCCGGGGCGGCCGTGACGGCGATATCGCCGTCGCAGTCCGCTCATAGCGTAACGGACAGCAAGGGCTTTTTCGCCCTGCTCAATCTCTCGCCCGACACGTATGCCGTCACGGCATCGAAGGACGGCTACGATGCGTCGACCCTGAACGGCCTCACCGTTCAGGCCGACCAAGCGACGCGCGGCGACTTGTCGTTGCGCAGCTCGGCCAAACTGCTCGGTCATGTGACCGCCACCGCGCCGACGTCGGTCGTCAATAAGACCGTCACCGGCGATCTCTACGCGGTCAACTCGCAAGCGATCAACTCGTATCAAGGAAGCTCGGGCGGCGCTGAGACGCTCTACAGCCAGAACGGCGTCGTCGGCTCGCTGCCGGGCGTCGTCCGCACGGTCGGATCGGGCGGCGGCTACTTCGGCCAAGGCACGCTGAGTCTGCGCGGCGGCGCATACGACCAGATCGGCTTCGAGCTCGACGGCGTGCCGCTCAACCGCGGCTTCGACTTCTACAACAGCACGTCGTTCCTCACGAACGGTCTCGCGAGCCTCGAGGTCTACACCGGCGGCGAACCGGCGGACGCAGGCCGCGCGATGTCCGGCTACATCAATCAGGTGATGCAGCGCGGCCGTTATCCCGGCGGCGCGGACTTCACCGTCGTGGCCGGATCACCGACGTTCAATCATACGCTGCAGACCGACGTCTTCGGCGCGACGCCGAACGGCGGCTTCAGCTACTACGTTTCGACGCTCGCCACGAATGCCGGCTACGATTTCAACAACCGGCAGGATAACAACAACCTGACGCTCTCGGTCCCGGCGAACGATCCCGGTTGCGCCGATTTCGCGCAGTTGCAGGCCGGTGACGGCGCACAACAGGCGAACTGGCTCAATTGCGGCCGCGCGAACAACCTGCTTGCGGGCATCTCGCAAGGCACGTACGGTTCGAACATCTACGGCGCGCAGCGCGACACGGTCGCGAATCTGCACTGGCTGTTCGGCCACAACGGCCTGCAGGACGACCTCCAGGCGCTTTATGTCACAGGCAGCACCTTCACGCCGAGCTATGACCAGTACTCGGGTCCGGGCGTCGATCCGGCGTTGTACTGCGAAGAGAGCGCGTGCGCGCTAGGTCCGAACAACCAGATCCTCTGGCCGACCGGCTCGATCTATCGCGGAGCCGTGAACCAGCCGGATACCGGTCCGTCGGAAACGCTTACGTGGCCGACGGCAAACGGATCTCAGGGTGGGATTCCTGCCGGATTCACCGACAACCAGATCACGCAGTACAGCATCGAGAAGCTCGGCTTCACGCGCTCGCTGAGCTCGACGTCGTACGTGCGCCTCTACGGCTATCAGCTCTACTCGTTCTGGACGCTCAACCAGCCGACGGAAGCGATCGTGGGCGGCACGTTCTACCAGCTCCACGATAACGCGACCGGCATCACGCTGAACTACCAGAATCAGCTGAGCTCGACGAACTCGATCAGCTTCGATGCTGACTACACCAAAGACCTGACGCTGCGCTACAACTACGGCAACTACTTCCATCAGCAGCGTACGGCCGGCGAACCCGGTGGTGGCGTCGTCTGCGGCGATCTCGCCGTCTTCTCATCGCTCGGCGCGTGCGGCGGCGCGAACACCAACGTCGCGATCATCCGCGGTCCGTACGGCTACTGGTCGTCGACGACGCCGATCACATCGGACGCGGTCGTCGCCGACACGTGGAAGCCGAGCGATAAGTGGTCGCTCGACATCGGCGCGCGCTACGACCAATTCAAGTTCGCGCTCATGCCGCTGCAGATCACGGGTCCGAACGGCCTTGCGGAACAGGCGCAGAACCAATGGGGCATGTGCCTCCACGGCTACCATTACGGAGCCGGCGAACCGTGCAACGGCTACCTGACAGGCTACGTGGCCGCAGGCACCGGAGGACTGCCGCAAGACCTTCCCGGCGCGGCGAACTGGCAGGACGTCTCGGGCGACCTGACGTTCAACGAGTTCAGCCCGCGCTTCGGCGCGACGTACACGCTGTCGTCGAACGACGTGCTCCGGTTCTCGGTCGGACGCTACGTCCAGCCGCCGAACTCGGCGTTCGAAGAGTACCGCGCGGCGCCGTTCTGGGGTTCCGGCGATACGATCTCGATCCTCAACCGCTACTACGACGGACTCGGCTTCCTCGCGGTGCACAACGTGCAGCCTGAGGACAGTACGAACTACGACCTCTCGTTCGAACACGATTTCTCGAACGGGCTGTCCGCGAAGATCACGCCGTTCTACCGCGACACGCGCGGTCAGATCCTCAACCTGCCCGTCAACCCGCAACAGCCGAGCTTCGTGACCGGGTACAACTTCGGCGTCGCGCACATCAGCGGCGTCGAGTTCCTGGCGCGCAAGAACCGGCTTACCGAGAACGGGCTCTCGGCGACGTTCTCTGCGACGTACACGCAGTCGAAGATCCGATTCACGAAGTCGGCCGCCGGCGTGTCGTTCATCGACCTCATGAACAACAACATCAAGGCCTACAACGCGGACTACGGCACGAAGTACGCGCTGCTCGATCCGAACGGGTACTACTACCCGTCGTATACACAGTCGCCGCTTGCGACTTCGCCGTCGTACACGGTGCCGTTCGTGTTCACGCTGACGCTCGACGAGCGGACGCACGGCTTCGACATCACGCCGACGTTCAATTACCAATCCGGTAATCCGTACGGCGACCCCGCGCTCTTCCCGGATCCGCACTGCAACCCGAATCTCGCGGTGAACCCATCCTCGTGCGTTCCGGTCGGAGTGGGTCAGGTCTACGATGGTGGAGCCGGACCGAATCCATACACGCACACCTTCGACGCTCCCGGTTCGCTCAAAGGCCCGTCGTGGCTGGCGATGAACCTGAGCGTCTCGCACGACCTCGGGACCAACTCGAAGGTGAGCTTCCTCGTGACGAACCTCTTCACGTCTATCCATAACCATGGATATCCGTGGGAGCTGCCGACCGGCGACGGCGTGCTGTCGTACGGCGACAACATCTTCTACAACCTGATCCCGCTCGGCTATAACGGCCTCACGGGGTTCCCGGATCGCACCCAGTACTTCGGCGACAACTACTACCCGTACTCGCCGTCGGCCGTCGCATCGGCACGCGAGTACGTGTTCAGCATCTCGACGAAGATCTAA
- the ftsX gene encoding permease-like cell division protein FtsX — MDWGKVRFFWAEVAQNFTRNLTMAVTAIGTVAIAIVLLGVFLFLRQSFDLAIATVAGQISVRAYLKDSTPQDEIDSMMQALRADPRVASVRFIDKKHAMADLRKQMRGQMNLDVINVNPLPDTVEIVPRDPYDAPAIASAVELKPIVAKVNDGGNVTNELLKVDAVFSAAGLAIVAMLILATVLLIYNTIRLTVFARQREIHIMQLVGATRWTVRWPFVFEGILSGAIGAIFGLIVLSIAYRTLVPKIELNLPFLPLKLESVPAGHLALELLLVGTIVGMLASLVSVGRYLRTT; from the coding sequence TTGGATTGGGGTAAAGTCCGCTTTTTCTGGGCGGAAGTCGCCCAAAATTTCACGCGCAACCTGACCATGGCCGTGACGGCGATCGGGACCGTCGCGATCGCGATCGTCCTGCTCGGAGTCTTCCTTTTCCTACGGCAATCGTTCGATCTGGCGATCGCGACCGTCGCCGGCCAGATCAGCGTACGCGCGTACCTCAAGGACAGCACGCCCCAAGATGAGATAGACTCGATGATGCAGGCGCTGCGCGCCGATCCGCGCGTCGCGTCGGTCCGTTTCATCGACAAAAAGCACGCGATGGCAGACCTGCGCAAACAGATGCGCGGTCAGATGAACCTCGACGTTATCAACGTCAATCCCCTTCCGGACACGGTCGAGATCGTTCCGCGCGATCCGTACGACGCACCGGCGATCGCGTCGGCCGTCGAGCTGAAGCCGATCGTCGCGAAGGTGAATGATGGCGGCAACGTCACCAACGAGCTGCTCAAGGTCGACGCGGTGTTCAGCGCGGCCGGCCTCGCGATCGTCGCGATGCTCATCCTCGCGACCGTCCTCCTCATCTACAACACGATCCGGCTCACCGTCTTCGCGCGTCAGCGCGAGATCCACATCATGCAGCTCGTCGGCGCGACGCGCTGGACCGTCCGCTGGCCATTCGTGTTCGAAGGCATCCTCTCGGGAGCGATCGGCGCGATCTTCGGTCTCATCGTCTTGTCGATCGCTTACCGTACGCTCGTGCCGAAGATCGAGCTCAATCTTCCTTTCTTGCCGCTCAAGCTCGAGAGCGTCCCCGCAGGGCATCTCGCGCTCGAGCTGCTGCTCGTCGGAACGATCGTCGGGATGCTCGCGAGCCTCGTCTCGGTCGGCCGCTACTTGCGCACGACGTGA
- a CDS encoding acyl-CoA dehydrogenase family protein, with amino-acid sequence MRARRGSPGSAGTPRMLGQCSASMDFDLTNDQLDVQKLCREFAEAEIAPHAEHWDANSEFPLDVVKKMGALGLLGLPFPERYGGAGADTISYALAVMEIGRGDASVGITMAAHVSLGASPIFMFGTEAQKERYLTPLARGESLWAFGLTEPQAGSDAGATKTTAALSSGEWVINGTKCFITNAGTPISAGVTITAVTASGSNGKPEISNIIVPQDTAGYTRAKPYKKMGWRASDTRELSFQNAQVPEENLLGRRGNGFKQFLDTLDGGRISVGALSVGLAQACYDASARYAKDRRQFGQPISKFQAVQFQLVDMAVEIDLARTAVLKAAWLKDQGRDFAQAAAMAKLYSGEVSRRCANSAVQIHGGYGFMDEYPVSRYWRDCKVNEIGEGTNEVQRMVIGRQLGF; translated from the coding sequence ATGCGCGCGAGACGAGGTTCGCCGGGTTCGGCGGGGACCCCTCGGATGCTTGGCCAATGCTCCGCCTCGATGGATTTCGACCTGACGAACGATCAGCTCGACGTGCAAAAACTCTGTCGCGAGTTCGCAGAGGCGGAGATCGCGCCGCATGCCGAGCACTGGGATGCGAACTCGGAATTTCCGCTCGATGTCGTCAAGAAAATGGGCGCTCTCGGCCTGTTGGGTCTCCCTTTTCCAGAGCGTTACGGCGGCGCCGGCGCGGATACCATATCGTACGCGCTCGCGGTGATGGAGATCGGGCGCGGCGACGCGTCGGTCGGCATCACGATGGCCGCGCACGTATCGCTCGGCGCGTCGCCGATCTTCATGTTCGGCACCGAGGCGCAAAAGGAACGCTACCTTACGCCCCTCGCACGCGGCGAAAGCTTGTGGGCGTTCGGTCTTACCGAGCCGCAAGCCGGCTCCGATGCGGGCGCGACGAAGACGACCGCGGCGCTGAGCAGCGGCGAGTGGGTGATCAACGGAACGAAGTGCTTCATCACAAACGCCGGCACGCCGATCAGCGCCGGCGTGACCATCACAGCCGTCACCGCATCCGGTTCGAACGGTAAGCCCGAGATATCGAACATCATCGTGCCTCAAGACACGGCGGGCTACACGCGAGCGAAGCCGTATAAGAAGATGGGTTGGCGGGCATCCGACACGCGCGAGCTGTCGTTCCAGAACGCGCAAGTTCCGGAAGAGAATCTCCTCGGACGGCGCGGCAACGGATTCAAGCAGTTCCTCGACACGCTCGACGGCGGACGCATCAGCGTCGGTGCGCTGTCTGTCGGTCTCGCGCAAGCGTGCTACGACGCGTCTGCACGCTACGCGAAGGATCGCCGCCAGTTCGGACAGCCGATCTCGAAGTTCCAGGCGGTGCAGTTCCAGCTCGTCGATATGGCGGTCGAGATCGACCTCGCGCGGACCGCGGTTCTCAAGGCGGCGTGGCTGAAAGATCAAGGCCGCGACTTCGCGCAGGCCGCCGCGATGGCGAAACTCTATTCAGGTGAAGTGTCGCGTCGTTGTGCGAACTCGGCCGTCCAGATCCACGGCGGGTATGGGTTCATGGACGAGTATCCGGTCTCTCGCTACTGGCGCGACTGCAAAGTGAACGAGATCGGCGAGGGCACGAACGAAGTGCAGCGCATGGTCATCGGCCGCCAACTCGGCTTCTAG
- the ftsE gene encoding cell division ATP-binding protein FtsE, producing the protein MIVFQNVSLVYPNGVHALTNVDLTVSRGEFIFLVGSTGQGKSTLLKCVYREVSPTTGDVSVDGRLLSGMPRGQIPMLRRKVGVVFQDFRLLHQKTVWENVAYALQVTGAGSRDVLRRVPRMLDLVGIAHKSKMFPHELSGGEQQRTAIARSLVNNPLILLCDEPTGNLDPETSGEIMALLARINAKGTTVVVATHNQAIVDRMRRRVVRLVNGRIAHDEEQGRYHVGLG; encoded by the coding sequence ATGATCGTTTTCCAGAACGTGAGCCTCGTCTATCCGAACGGCGTCCACGCGCTCACGAACGTCGACCTGACGGTTTCTCGCGGCGAGTTCATCTTTTTGGTCGGGAGCACCGGTCAAGGGAAGTCGACGCTGCTCAAGTGCGTCTACCGCGAAGTCTCGCCGACGACCGGCGACGTCAGCGTCGACGGGCGCCTTCTCTCCGGAATGCCGCGCGGTCAGATACCGATGCTCCGCCGCAAAGTCGGCGTCGTGTTCCAAGACTTCCGCCTGCTCCACCAAAAGACGGTCTGGGAGAACGTCGCGTACGCGCTCCAAGTGACGGGCGCCGGTTCGCGCGACGTGCTGCGTCGCGTGCCCCGGATGCTCGACCTCGTCGGCATCGCGCACAAGAGCAAGATGTTCCCGCACGAATTGTCCGGCGGCGAACAGCAGCGTACCGCGATCGCGCGATCGCTCGTCAACAATCCGCTCATCCTCCTGTGCGACGAGCCGACCGGCAACCTCGATCCGGAGACGTCGGGCGAGATCATGGCGCTTCTCGCGCGCATCAACGCCAAGGGCACGACGGTCGTCGTCGCGACGCACAACCAAGCGATCGTCGACCGCATGCGCCGTCGTGTCGTGCGTCTCGTCAACGGACGCATCGCGCACGACGAAGAGCAAGGACGCTACCACGTTGGATTGGGGTAA